Proteins encoded in a region of the Trypanosoma brucei gambiense DAL972 chromosome 11, complete sequence genome:
- a CDS encoding dynein arm light chain, axonemal, putative — translation MPTRPLLVKYETPVLLSEVKHKKALKEKKRVAVGAQSGPQAEDVLYSIIPPREFEENGQQWVQYVSSIPATRMDVINLQERLDSLLLERNARETGICPVREELYSQVFDELIRQVTVNCAERGLLLLRVRDELRMTLDAYRSLYESSAAYGMRKALQAEQSKIEMESKIQALEREKEELKQQVEELEYRCESIIQQEKEKFAEAERKHNEEVAFFRRTYQTLTTNLQTLCNATKA, via the coding sequence ATGCCCACACGACCCCTGTTAGTTAAGTATGAAACGCCGGTACTGCTTTCCGAGGTGAAGCACAAGAAGGCtctgaaagagaagaagcgtGTGGCTGTCGGGGCGCAAAGTGGTCCGCAGGCTGAAGATGTTCTGTACAGCATCATCCCTCCGCGTGAGTTTGAGGAGAATGGCCAACAATGGGTACAATATGTCTCTAGTATACCTGCCACGCGAATGGACGTTATCAACCTTCAGGAGCGTCTTGATTCTCTGCTGCTAGAGCGCAATGCTCGAGAAACTGGGATTTGTCCGGTCCGTGAGGAGCTCTACTCGCAGGTTTTTGACGAGCTAATTCGTCAGGTTACGGTGAACTGCGCTGAGCGTGGGCTCCTGCTGTTGCGTGTGCGCGATGAACTTCGTATGACACTTGATGCGTACCGGTCATTATACGAAAGCAGTGCGGCATACGGGATGCGTAAGGCTCTTCAGGCTGAACAAAGCAAGATTGAAATGGAGTCTAAAATCCAGGCACTGGAGCGCGAAAAGGAGGAGCTTAAACAACAAGTGGAGGAGTTAGAATACCGCTGTGAATCAATCATTCaacaagagaaggaaaagtttGCTGAAGCAGAGAGAAAACACAACGAGGAGGTGGCGTTCTTCCGACGCACTTACCAAACTCTCACAACGAACTTGCAGACATTATGTAATGCTACCAAAGCTTGA